GGCGCGAGCTTGAGCAGCCGAGTCGGCGATCCGCCCAGCAGGGCCGACCCGTCGCCGAGCACCCGCACGCGGCGGTCCACCTGGACGGCGAACCCGTCCGGTAATCGGGGCGAGCTCATGTCAGCATTCCGTCCGGCCCGGGCGACCAGCGCCCGATTCGACGCACACCGCCGGCCACCATCTCCGTGAAGATGCGCTCGCCCTCGACCGCGGTGGCGGTGGTCGGGTCGCCCAAGACGCCCACCGGACTGACCGCGGCGACTCCCCCGCTGCGCATCGTGGGCAGCAATTCGGGTAGCGGCGCGGGGTTCCCGGCCAACCACCGGTCGGTCAGCACGTCGGACGGCGAGATGTGCAGCAGCACCGAGGTTTCGGTGTGACCGGCGTGGGCGTCGCCGCCGACCGTGGCGCAGGGGCACCAGGCGGCGTCACGGCCTTCGGCGCGCAGGGTGGCGACCGCCGACCGCAACGCGTCGGTGTTACCGCCGTGACCGTTGACGAAGACGAGTCGCCGCGCCCAACAGGAGGCCGACCGGCCGTACTCGACGAGCAACACGGTCAGGGCGTCGGTGCCGAGGGAGATCGTGCCCGGGAAACTCTGGTGCTCGCCGCTGGCGCCGTAGGCGATGGCCGGCGCCACCGACCACGCCTGCCTCAGCTCGGCCACGCACGCCGCTCCGATTGCCCGGGCGACCGCTGTCGCGATCCGGGTATCGGTATCCAACGGCAGGTGCGGGCCATGTTGCTCGGTGGAACCCAGCGGGATCAAAATCGACGCCGAGATACCCAATAGGTCGCTCGACGTCGCAGCTCCTAATTCGCCGAGTACGGGCACTCGGTGATGGTAGGACGAATTCACCTGGCGTGCACCAATTGTTGTGCCTTCAAAGTTATTTTTTTTCTGGCCCGTTCACCGAAGCGCCGAAAGTCTCCTCGTTCGTCACGGTTGCCACGCGCGTACCAAAATTGTCGCACACGTCGATTTTCGCTGGCAATCGCGAATTCGCGCCGGTCCGGCTCGATAGATGGCTAAGCGGCCCGATTTACCCACATTTGGCCGGTCAGCCCCCTCGGACTATGCCTGCCCGCCCGCAGGCACACCGAGCGCCCGGGTGAAGCCGTCCGGCACCAGAATGTCGTGTGGACCAAGGTCGTGAACCGAGGCATGCCCCAGCCCCATGAGCGCCGAGTCGATACCGCCGCGCAGCACGTCGAGCACGTTC
This Mycobacterium simiae DNA region includes the following protein-coding sequences:
- the mftE gene encoding mycofactocin biosynthesis peptidyl-dipeptidase MftE, whose product is MNSSYHHRVPVLGELGAATSSDLLGISASILIPLGSTEQHGPHLPLDTDTRIATAVARAIGAACVAELRQAWSVAPAIAYGASGEHQSFPGTISLGTDALTVLLVEYGRSASCWARRLVFVNGHGGNTDALRSAVATLRAEGRDAAWCPCATVGGDAHAGHTETSVLLHISPSDVLTDRWLAGNPAPLPELLPTMRSGGVAAVSPVGVLGDPTTATAVEGERIFTEMVAGGVRRIGRWSPGPDGMLT